A region from the Indicator indicator isolate 239-I01 chromosome 4, UM_Iind_1.1, whole genome shotgun sequence genome encodes:
- the MADD gene encoding MAP kinase-activating death domain protein isoform X11, which translates to MVQKKKICPRLLDYLVIIGARQPSSDSVAQTPELLRRYPLEDHVDFPLPPDVVFFCQPEGCLSVRQKRMSFRDDTSFVFTLTDKDTGVIRYGICVNFYRSFQKRVPKEKAEGTGSHRARDGQKVPKSGDASVPQEEAGTESSESGSSLQAPSTESTPDVNRSPCSKRLAKGSHRSRNSTLTSLCILSHYPFFSTFRECLYTLKRLVDCCSERLLGKKLGIPRGVQRDTMWRIFTGSLLVEEKSSALLHDLREIEAWIYRLLRSPMPVAGQKRVDVEVLPHELQPALTFALPDPSRFNLVDFPLHLPLELLGVDACLQVLTCILLEHKVVLQSRDYNALSMSVMAFVAMIYPLEYMFPVIPLLPTCMASAEQLLLAPTPYIIGVPASFFLYKLDFKMPDDVWLIDLDTNRVIVPTNAESLPALPEPEASELKKHLKQALASMSLNTQPILNLEKFHEGQEVPLLLGKPQNDLQSTPSTEFNPLIYGNDVDSVDVATRVAMVRFFNSPNVLQGFQMHTRTLRLFPRPVVAFQANSFLASRPKQTPFADKLSRTQAVEYFGEWSLNPTNYAFQRIHNNTFDPALIGDKPKWYAHQLQPIHYRVYDSNSQLAEALNVPAEKETDSDPTDDSGSDSVDYDDSSSSYSSLGDFVSEMMKCDINGDTPNVDPLTHAALGDASEVEFDDFQEYSGDLDEQAMDSENSQENNQPRSSSSTTASSSPSTVIHGVNHESADSAETEEKLVAAFSNHLPSLPLQPSFPRLSLDRRDSDSAAGSMSSSEGVVRKQEYDNPYFEPQYGFPAEDEDDEQEESYTPRFNQNLGGSSLKLANDSDADSDSRASSPNSTVSNNSSEGFGGIMSFASSLYRNHSTSFSLSNLALPTKVGRDKNTPFPSLKGNRRALVDQKSSVIKHSPTVKRESPSPQGRTSNSSENQQFLKEVVHNVLDGQGVGWLNMKRVRRLLESEQLRVFVLSKLNRTVQSEEDARQDVIQDVEISRKVYKGMLDLLKCTVLSLEQSYANAGLGGMASVFSLLEIAHTHYYNKEPEKRKRSPTDGSVTPVGKDSASSPRVEPKPAVHLPVPQLMPKAASPTGKGPREFDTRSLKEENFIASIELWNKHQEVKKQKALEKTRPEGVKHFDLGETDEKKSQISADSGLSLASGSQKSDFDLLPSGAPAVMVRSTSQDSEVSNSSGETLGADSDLSSNAGDGPSLENGGNLTGSRGTVSDSEIETNSATNSIFAKSHNLKQSVKDSKGSTPGRGPEDGNQRVYLYEGLLGRDKGSVWDQLEDAAMETFSMSKERSTLWDQMQFWEDAFLDAVMLEREGMGMDQGPQEMIDRYLSLGEHDRKRLEDDEDRLLATLLHNMIAYMLMIKVNKNDIRKKVRRLMGKSHIGLVHSQQINDVLDKLANLSGRELPVRPSGSRHIKKQTFVVHAGTDTTGDIFFMEVCDDCIVLRSNIGTVYERWWYEKLINMTYCPKTKVLCLWRRNGQETQLNKFYTKKCRELYYCVKDSMERAAARQQSIKPGPELGGEFPVQDMKTGEGGLLQVTLEGINLKFMHSQERKVFIELNHIKKCNTVRGVFVLEEFVPETKEVVSHKYKTPMAHEICYSVLCLFSYVAAIRGREAENKSKPPRPVSS; encoded by the exons ATggtgcagaaaaagaaaatctgcccTCGGTTACTCGACTATCTTGTGATCATTGGAGCCAG GCAGCCAAGTAGTGATAGTGTTGCTCAGACTCCTGAACTGCTGAGACGTTACCCTCTAGAAGACCACGTGGACTTCCCTCTGCCACCTGATGTTGTGTTCTTCTGCCAACCAGAAGGATGTCTGAGCGTGCGGCAAAAACGCATGAGCTTCCGTGACGACACTTCCTTCGTCTTTACGCTCACGGACAAGGATACAGGCGTGATTCGCTATGGAATCTGTGTCAACTTCTACCGCTCCTTCCAGAAGCGAGTAcccaaggagaaggctgaaggcaCAGGGAGTCATCGAGCTCGGGATGGACAGAAAGTCCCCAAATCTGGGGATGCATCTGTACCCCAAGAGGAAGCGGGCACTGAGAGTTCAGAGAGTGGTTCTTCACTGCAGGCTCCAAGTACGGAGTCTACACCAGATGTGAATCGATCACCGTGCAGTAAGCGTCTAGCCAAAGGCAGCCATCGCTCTCGGAACAGCACTCTGACTTCTCTGTGCATCCTTAGTCATTATCCCTTCTTTTCCACCTTTCGTGAATGTCTGTACACCCTCAAGAGACTTGTGGACTGCTGTAGTGAGAGATTGTTGGGCAAGAAGTTGGGGATTCCTCGTGGGGTGCAGAG GGATACAATGTGGCGGATTTTCACAGGCTCCCTGCTGGTGGAAGAGAAGTCCAGTGCATTGCTACATGACTTGCGGGAGATTGAGGCCTGGATATACCGGCTGCTCCGTTCACCCATGCCTGTTGCTGGTCAGAAGCGGGTGGATGTTGAAGTCTTGCCACATGAGTTGCAGCCAGCTTTGACCTTTGCTCTTCCTGATCCGTCCCGCTTCAACTTGGTGGATTTTCCGTTACACCTGCCTTTGGAGTTGTTGGGAGTGGATGCCTGCCTGCAGGTGCTGACCTGCATCCTTCTGGAGCACAAG GTTGTATTACAGTCCCGAGATTATAATGCACTCTCAATGTCTGTGATGGCCTTTGTGGCTATGATCTACCCTTTAGAGTACATGTTCCCAGTGatccctctgcttcccacctGCATGGCCTCTGCAGAACAG TTGCTTCTAGCCCCTACACCTTATATCATTGGTGTTCCAGCAAGTTTCTTCCTTTACAAATTGGATTTTAAGATGCCTGATGATGTGTGGCTTATTGACCTGGATACCAACAGG GTGATTGTTCCCACAAATGCAGAATCcttgccagcactgccagaaccAGAAGCTTCAGAGCTGAAAAAGCATCTGAAACAG GCACTGGCCAGTATGAGTCTGAATACTCAGCCCATTCTTAATCTAGAGAAGTTCCATGAGGGGCAGGAGGTGCCGCTACTGctgggaaaaccacagaatgaTTTGCAGTCTACTCCTTCTACAGAATTCAACCCTCTGATCTATGGCAATGATGTAGACTCAGTGGATGTGGCCACCAG ggTTGCTATGGTGAGATTCTTCAACTCACCAAATGTTTTACAAGGTTTCCAGATGCATACTCGCACTCTTCGTCTCTTCCCACGACCAGTGGTGGCATTCCAGGCAAATTCTTTTCTTGCCTCTAGACCGAAGCAGACACCTTTTGCAGATAAGCTTTCCAGGACTCAGGCAGTAGAATATTTTGGAGAATGGTCACTCAACCCTACTAACTATGCCTTCCAAAGAATTCATAACA ACAcgtttgacccagcactgattgGTGACAAACCAAAGTGGTATGCTCACCAGCTGCAGCCCATCCACTATCGTGTCTATGACAGTAATTCACAGCTGGCTGAAGCACTGAAtgtcccagcagagaaagaaacagattCTGACCCCACTGATGACAG TGGCAGTGACAGTGTTGACTATGACGACTCGAGTTCCTCCTACTCCTCCCTCGGGGACTTTGTCAGTGAGATGATGAAATGCGACATTAATGGTGATACCCCAA ATGTTGACCCCCTGACTCATGCAGCTCTTGGTGATGCTAGTGAAGTGGAATTTGATGATTTTCAAGAATATTCAGGGGACCTGGATGAACAGGCCATGGACAGTGAAAACTCCCAAGAGAACAACCAGCCTCGTTCAAGTTCCAGTACTACAGCCAGtagcagccccagcactgtcATCCATGGAGTGAATCAT GAGTCAGCAGATtcagcagaaacagaagagaagtTGGTTGCTGCATTTTCAAACCATCTCCCTTCCTTGCCACTGCAACCAAGCTTTCCCAGGTTAAGCTTGGATCGTCGTGACAGTGACAGTGCGGCTGGCAGCATGAGCTCCTCAGAAGGGGTGGTGAGGAAGCAAGAGTATGACAATCCATACTTTGAACCACAGTATGGTTTTCCTGCAgaggatgaagatgatgagcAGGAAGAAAGCTACACCCCGAGATTTAACCAGAATCTCGGTGGAAGCAG TTTAAAACTGGCCAATGATTCTGATGCAGATTCAGATTCCAGGGCCAGCTCTCCAAACTCTACTGTCTCCAATAACAGCAGTGAAGGTTTTGGGGGCATCATGTCTTTTGCAA GCAGCCTGTACAGAAACCACAGCACAAGTTTCAGTCTGTCCAACTTAGCCCTACCAACCAAAGTTGGGAGAGACAAGAATACTCCCTTTCCCAGTCTGAAAG GAAACAGGCGAGCCCTTGTGGATCAAAAGTCTTCAGTCATTAAGCACAGCCCAACGGTGAAGAGAGAATCTCCATCGCCTCAGGGACGAACTAGCAATTCCAG TGAGAACCAGCAGTTCCTGAAGGAGGTGGTACACAATGTTCTAGATGGACAAGGTGTTGGCTGGCTAAACATGAAGAGAGTCCGACGTCTGTTGGAGAGTGAGCAGCTCCGTGTCTTTGTGCTAAGCAAGCTGAATCGCACGGTCCAGTCTGAAGAAGATGCTCGACAGGATGTCATACAGGATGTG GAAATCAGCCGCAAGGTCTATAAGGGCATGCTGGACCTGCTGAAGTGCACTgtgttgagcctggagcagTCCTATGCAAATGCTGGCCTGGGAGGCATGGCCAGTGTTTTTAGTCTGCTGGAGATAGCACATACTCACTATTACAACAAAG aaccagaaaaaagaaaacggAGTCCAACAGATGGATCTGTCACTCCAGTTGGAAAGGATTCTGCATCCTCCCCAAGAGTGGAGCCAAAACCTGCAGTGCATCTGCCAGTACCTCAGCTGATGCCAAAAGCAGCAAGCCCTACAGGCAAAGGGCCAAGGGAGTTTGACACAAGGagtttaaaggaagaaaattttattGCTTCCATTG AATTGTGGAACAAGCACCAGGaagtgaaaaagcaaaaagctttggaaaaaacga gaCCAGAAGGTGTGAAACACTTTGATTTGGGAGAAAcggatgaaaaaaaatcccaaatcagTGCAGACAGTGGCCTTAGTTTGGCTTCAGGGTCTCAG AAGAGTGATTTCGATTTGCTGCCCAGCGGAGCACCAGCAGTTATGGTCCGAAGTACAAGCCAGGATTCTGAA GTTAGTAACAGTTCTGGAGAGACATTAGGAGCAGACAGTGACTTGAGTAGCAATGCTGGTGATGGCCCAAGTTTGGAAAATGGTGGCAATTTGACAGGATCCAGAGGCACTGTGTCAGACAGTGAAATTGAGACAAACTCTGCTACTAACTCTATCTTT GCAAAGTCTCACAATCTGAAGCAGAGTGTGAAGGACAGCAAAGGCAGTACTCCAGGAAGAGGTCCAGAGGATGGGAACCAACGTGTCTATCTCTATGAAGGACTTTTgg GTAGGGATAAAGGATCTGTCTGGGACCAGTTAGAGGATGCTGCAATGGAAACCTTCTCTATGA GCAAAGAGCGTTCAACTTTATGGGACCAGATGCAGTTCTGGGAAGATGCTTTTTTGGATGCCGTGATGTTAGAGAGAGAAGGAATGGGGATGGACCAGGGACCTCAGGAAATGATAGACAG GTATCTTTCCCTGGGAGAACATGATCGAAAGCGTTTGGAGGATGATGAGGACCGCTTGTTGGCTACACTGCTGCATAATATGATTGCTTATATGCTTATGATAAAG GTGAACAAGAatgacattaggaaaaaggTACGTCGTCTAATGGGAAAATCACATATTGGATTGGTGCACAGCCAGCAAATCAATGATGTCCTGGACAAACTTGCCAATCTG AGTGGACGTGAGCTTCCTGTGAGACCCAGTGGCAGTCGTCACATCAAGAAGCAGACTTTTGTGGTACATGCTGGGACAGACACAACAGGAGACATATTTTTCATGGAG GTATGTGATGATTGCATTGTGCTGAGAAGCAACATCGGAACTGTGTATGAACGTTGGTGGTATGAGAAACTCATCAACATGACTTACTGTCCCAAAACAAAAGTGCTGTGCCTTTGGAGGAGGAATGGTCAGGAAACACAACTGAACAAGTTCTACACAAAGAAG TGTCGGGAATTATACTACTGTGTAAAAGACAGtatggagagagcagcagcaagacagCAAAGCATTAAACCAG GTCCTGAGTTGGGTGGTGAGTTTCCTGTGCAAGATATGAAAACTGGTGAAGGAGGTCTTCTTCAGGTCACACTGGAAGGAATTAACCTGAAGTTTATGCACAGTCAG
- the MADD gene encoding MAP kinase-activating death domain protein isoform X18, whose product MVQKKKICPRLLDYLVIIGARQPSSDSVAQTPELLRRYPLEDHVDFPLPPDVVFFCQPEGCLSVRQKRMSFRDDTSFVFTLTDKDTGVIRYGICVNFYRSFQKRVPKEKAEGTGSHRARDGQKVPKSGDASVPQEEAGTESSESGSSLQAPSTESTPDVNRSPCSKRLAKGSHRSRNSTLTSLCILSHYPFFSTFRECLYTLKRLVDCCSERLLGKKLGIPRGVQRDTMWRIFTGSLLVEEKSSALLHDLREIEAWIYRLLRSPMPVAGQKRVDVEVLPHELQPALTFALPDPSRFNLVDFPLHLPLELLGVDACLQVLTCILLEHKVVLQSRDYNALSMSVMAFVAMIYPLEYMFPVIPLLPTCMASAEQLLLAPTPYIIGVPASFFLYKLDFKMPDDVWLIDLDTNRVIVPTNAESLPALPEPEASELKKHLKQALASMSLNTQPILNLEKFHEGQEVPLLLGKPQNDLQSTPSTEFNPLIYGNDVDSVDVATRVAMVRFFNSPNVLQGFQMHTRTLRLFPRPVVAFQANSFLASRPKQTPFADKLSRTQAVEYFGEWSLNPTNYAFQRIHNNTFDPALIGDKPKWYAHQLQPIHYRVYDSNSQLAEALNVPAEKETDSDPTDDSGSDSVDYDDSSSSYSSLGDFVSEMMKCDINGDTPNVDPLTHAALGDASEVEFDDFQEYSGDLDEQAMDSENSQENNQPRSSSSTTASSSPSTVIHGVNHESADSAETEEKLVAAFSNHLPSLPLQPSFPRLSLDRRDSDSAAGSMSSSEGVVRKQEYDNPYFEPQYGFPAEDEDDEQEESYTPRFNQNLGGSRSQKLLRPNSLKLANDSDADSDSRASSPNSTVSNNSSEGFGGIMSFARNRRALVDQKSSVIKHSPTVKRESPSPQGRTSNSSENQQFLKEVVHNVLDGQGVGWLNMKRVRRLLESEQLRVFVLSKLNRTVQSEEDARQDVIQDVEISRKVYKGMLDLLKCTVLSLEQSYANAGLGGMASVFSLLEIAHTHYYNKEPEKRKRSPTDGSVTPVGKDSASSPRVEPKPAVHLPVPQLMPKAASPTGKGPREFDTRSLKEENFIASIGPEGVKHFDLGETDEKKSQISADSGLSLASGSQKSDFDLLPSGAPAVMVRSTSQDSEVSTVVSNSSGETLGADSDLSSNAGDGPSLENGGNLTGSRGTVSDSEIETNSATNSIFAKSHNLKQSVKDSKGSTPGRGPEDGNQRVYLYEGLLGKERSTLWDQMQFWEDAFLDAVMLEREGMGMDQGPQEMIDRYLSLGEHDRKRLEDDEDRLLATLLHNMIAYMLMIKVNKNDIRKKVRRLMGKSHIGLVHSQQINDVLDKLANLSGRELPVRPSGSRHIKKQTFVVHAGTDTTGDIFFMEVCDDCIVLRSNIGTVYERWWYEKLINMTYCPKTKVLCLWRRNGQETQLNKFYTKKCRELYYCVKDSMERAAARQQSIKPGPELGGEFPVQDMKTGEGGLLQVTLEGINLKFMHSQVFIELNHIKKCNTVRGVFVLEEFVPETKEVVSHKYKTPMAHEICYSVLCLFSYVAAIRGREAENKSKPPRPVSS is encoded by the exons ATggtgcagaaaaagaaaatctgcccTCGGTTACTCGACTATCTTGTGATCATTGGAGCCAG GCAGCCAAGTAGTGATAGTGTTGCTCAGACTCCTGAACTGCTGAGACGTTACCCTCTAGAAGACCACGTGGACTTCCCTCTGCCACCTGATGTTGTGTTCTTCTGCCAACCAGAAGGATGTCTGAGCGTGCGGCAAAAACGCATGAGCTTCCGTGACGACACTTCCTTCGTCTTTACGCTCACGGACAAGGATACAGGCGTGATTCGCTATGGAATCTGTGTCAACTTCTACCGCTCCTTCCAGAAGCGAGTAcccaaggagaaggctgaaggcaCAGGGAGTCATCGAGCTCGGGATGGACAGAAAGTCCCCAAATCTGGGGATGCATCTGTACCCCAAGAGGAAGCGGGCACTGAGAGTTCAGAGAGTGGTTCTTCACTGCAGGCTCCAAGTACGGAGTCTACACCAGATGTGAATCGATCACCGTGCAGTAAGCGTCTAGCCAAAGGCAGCCATCGCTCTCGGAACAGCACTCTGACTTCTCTGTGCATCCTTAGTCATTATCCCTTCTTTTCCACCTTTCGTGAATGTCTGTACACCCTCAAGAGACTTGTGGACTGCTGTAGTGAGAGATTGTTGGGCAAGAAGTTGGGGATTCCTCGTGGGGTGCAGAG GGATACAATGTGGCGGATTTTCACAGGCTCCCTGCTGGTGGAAGAGAAGTCCAGTGCATTGCTACATGACTTGCGGGAGATTGAGGCCTGGATATACCGGCTGCTCCGTTCACCCATGCCTGTTGCTGGTCAGAAGCGGGTGGATGTTGAAGTCTTGCCACATGAGTTGCAGCCAGCTTTGACCTTTGCTCTTCCTGATCCGTCCCGCTTCAACTTGGTGGATTTTCCGTTACACCTGCCTTTGGAGTTGTTGGGAGTGGATGCCTGCCTGCAGGTGCTGACCTGCATCCTTCTGGAGCACAAG GTTGTATTACAGTCCCGAGATTATAATGCACTCTCAATGTCTGTGATGGCCTTTGTGGCTATGATCTACCCTTTAGAGTACATGTTCCCAGTGatccctctgcttcccacctGCATGGCCTCTGCAGAACAG TTGCTTCTAGCCCCTACACCTTATATCATTGGTGTTCCAGCAAGTTTCTTCCTTTACAAATTGGATTTTAAGATGCCTGATGATGTGTGGCTTATTGACCTGGATACCAACAGG GTGATTGTTCCCACAAATGCAGAATCcttgccagcactgccagaaccAGAAGCTTCAGAGCTGAAAAAGCATCTGAAACAG GCACTGGCCAGTATGAGTCTGAATACTCAGCCCATTCTTAATCTAGAGAAGTTCCATGAGGGGCAGGAGGTGCCGCTACTGctgggaaaaccacagaatgaTTTGCAGTCTACTCCTTCTACAGAATTCAACCCTCTGATCTATGGCAATGATGTAGACTCAGTGGATGTGGCCACCAG ggTTGCTATGGTGAGATTCTTCAACTCACCAAATGTTTTACAAGGTTTCCAGATGCATACTCGCACTCTTCGTCTCTTCCCACGACCAGTGGTGGCATTCCAGGCAAATTCTTTTCTTGCCTCTAGACCGAAGCAGACACCTTTTGCAGATAAGCTTTCCAGGACTCAGGCAGTAGAATATTTTGGAGAATGGTCACTCAACCCTACTAACTATGCCTTCCAAAGAATTCATAACA ACAcgtttgacccagcactgattgGTGACAAACCAAAGTGGTATGCTCACCAGCTGCAGCCCATCCACTATCGTGTCTATGACAGTAATTCACAGCTGGCTGAAGCACTGAAtgtcccagcagagaaagaaacagattCTGACCCCACTGATGACAG TGGCAGTGACAGTGTTGACTATGACGACTCGAGTTCCTCCTACTCCTCCCTCGGGGACTTTGTCAGTGAGATGATGAAATGCGACATTAATGGTGATACCCCAA ATGTTGACCCCCTGACTCATGCAGCTCTTGGTGATGCTAGTGAAGTGGAATTTGATGATTTTCAAGAATATTCAGGGGACCTGGATGAACAGGCCATGGACAGTGAAAACTCCCAAGAGAACAACCAGCCTCGTTCAAGTTCCAGTACTACAGCCAGtagcagccccagcactgtcATCCATGGAGTGAATCAT GAGTCAGCAGATtcagcagaaacagaagagaagtTGGTTGCTGCATTTTCAAACCATCTCCCTTCCTTGCCACTGCAACCAAGCTTTCCCAGGTTAAGCTTGGATCGTCGTGACAGTGACAGTGCGGCTGGCAGCATGAGCTCCTCAGAAGGGGTGGTGAGGAAGCAAGAGTATGACAATCCATACTTTGAACCACAGTATGGTTTTCCTGCAgaggatgaagatgatgagcAGGAAGAAAGCTACACCCCGAGATTTAACCAGAATCTCGGTGGAAGCAG GTCTCAGAAGTTACTCCGACCAAACAGTTTAAAACTGGCCAATGATTCTGATGCAGATTCAGATTCCAGGGCCAGCTCTCCAAACTCTACTGTCTCCAATAACAGCAGTGAAGGTTTTGGGGGCATCATGTCTTTTGCAA GAAACAGGCGAGCCCTTGTGGATCAAAAGTCTTCAGTCATTAAGCACAGCCCAACGGTGAAGAGAGAATCTCCATCGCCTCAGGGACGAACTAGCAATTCCAG TGAGAACCAGCAGTTCCTGAAGGAGGTGGTACACAATGTTCTAGATGGACAAGGTGTTGGCTGGCTAAACATGAAGAGAGTCCGACGTCTGTTGGAGAGTGAGCAGCTCCGTGTCTTTGTGCTAAGCAAGCTGAATCGCACGGTCCAGTCTGAAGAAGATGCTCGACAGGATGTCATACAGGATGTG GAAATCAGCCGCAAGGTCTATAAGGGCATGCTGGACCTGCTGAAGTGCACTgtgttgagcctggagcagTCCTATGCAAATGCTGGCCTGGGAGGCATGGCCAGTGTTTTTAGTCTGCTGGAGATAGCACATACTCACTATTACAACAAAG aaccagaaaaaagaaaacggAGTCCAACAGATGGATCTGTCACTCCAGTTGGAAAGGATTCTGCATCCTCCCCAAGAGTGGAGCCAAAACCTGCAGTGCATCTGCCAGTACCTCAGCTGATGCCAAAAGCAGCAAGCCCTACAGGCAAAGGGCCAAGGGAGTTTGACACAAGGagtttaaaggaagaaaattttattGCTTCCATTG gaCCAGAAGGTGTGAAACACTTTGATTTGGGAGAAAcggatgaaaaaaaatcccaaatcagTGCAGACAGTGGCCTTAGTTTGGCTTCAGGGTCTCAG AAGAGTGATTTCGATTTGCTGCCCAGCGGAGCACCAGCAGTTATGGTCCGAAGTACAAGCCAGGATTCTGAAGTTAGCACAGTG GTTAGTAACAGTTCTGGAGAGACATTAGGAGCAGACAGTGACTTGAGTAGCAATGCTGGTGATGGCCCAAGTTTGGAAAATGGTGGCAATTTGACAGGATCCAGAGGCACTGTGTCAGACAGTGAAATTGAGACAAACTCTGCTACTAACTCTATCTTT GCAAAGTCTCACAATCTGAAGCAGAGTGTGAAGGACAGCAAAGGCAGTACTCCAGGAAGAGGTCCAGAGGATGGGAACCAACGTGTCTATCTCTATGAAGGACTTTTgg GCAAAGAGCGTTCAACTTTATGGGACCAGATGCAGTTCTGGGAAGATGCTTTTTTGGATGCCGTGATGTTAGAGAGAGAAGGAATGGGGATGGACCAGGGACCTCAGGAAATGATAGACAG GTATCTTTCCCTGGGAGAACATGATCGAAAGCGTTTGGAGGATGATGAGGACCGCTTGTTGGCTACACTGCTGCATAATATGATTGCTTATATGCTTATGATAAAG GTGAACAAGAatgacattaggaaaaaggTACGTCGTCTAATGGGAAAATCACATATTGGATTGGTGCACAGCCAGCAAATCAATGATGTCCTGGACAAACTTGCCAATCTG AGTGGACGTGAGCTTCCTGTGAGACCCAGTGGCAGTCGTCACATCAAGAAGCAGACTTTTGTGGTACATGCTGGGACAGACACAACAGGAGACATATTTTTCATGGAG GTATGTGATGATTGCATTGTGCTGAGAAGCAACATCGGAACTGTGTATGAACGTTGGTGGTATGAGAAACTCATCAACATGACTTACTGTCCCAAAACAAAAGTGCTGTGCCTTTGGAGGAGGAATGGTCAGGAAACACAACTGAACAAGTTCTACACAAAGAAG TGTCGGGAATTATACTACTGTGTAAAAGACAGtatggagagagcagcagcaagacagCAAAGCATTAAACCAG GTCCTGAGTTGGGTGGTGAGTTTCCTGTGCAAGATATGAAAACTGGTGAAGGAGGTCTTCTTCAGGTCACACTGGAAGGAATTAACCTGAAGTTTATGCACAGTCAG